A genomic window from Microbacterium sp. ET2 includes:
- a CDS encoding DUF3107 domain-containing protein has product MEIRIGIANTGRELNFETSESAADVKASVAAALDAGATHVSFADNKGNTYIVPTAGLAYVEVGTEESRRVGFVA; this is encoded by the coding sequence GTGGAGATCCGTATCGGTATCGCGAACACCGGCCGCGAGCTCAACTTCGAAACGAGCGAGTCGGCGGCGGACGTGAAGGCGTCGGTGGCAGCCGCGCTCGATGCCGGCGCGACCCACGTGAGCTTCGCCGACAACAAGGGCAACACCTACATCGTGCCCACCGCGGGTCTCGCCTATGTCGAGGTCGGGACCGAGGAGTCCCGCCGCGTCGGTTTCGTCGCCTGA
- a CDS encoding YlbL family protein, whose amino-acid sequence MVLFDEKVTVTPPPRKPLGRATLAGIWALVIALVVLLVLTFLPTAYVIQQPGPVYNTLGTAQNADGEDVALITVDGAETYPTDGSLDLLTVQVVGNPQRTPSWLELAGAWFDRTRAVLPLESVFPAGQTTEQRRDQSTAMMVNSQQDATAAALTEAGFDVPSDIVVYEFSEDSASQGILEVDDVILAANDTPIDGVDDLREVINDGDGEPVELTILRDGVEERVSVTPTEQTEADGTTTWVIGVILATDFEFPIDVQIQLNNVGGPSAGMMFALGIVDLLTPGDLTGGEDVAGTGTITSDGIVGPIGGIRQKMWGAVGAGAEWFLAPQANCDEVVGHVPDGLRVFAIEDLDDALTAVETVADGGDLDALPACTATTSSAVG is encoded by the coding sequence GTGGTGCTGTTCGACGAGAAGGTGACGGTCACGCCGCCGCCACGCAAGCCCCTGGGCCGTGCCACGCTGGCGGGCATCTGGGCGTTGGTGATCGCACTGGTCGTGCTGCTGGTCCTCACCTTCCTTCCGACCGCCTACGTGATCCAGCAGCCGGGGCCGGTCTACAACACCCTGGGCACGGCCCAGAACGCCGACGGTGAGGACGTTGCGCTCATCACCGTCGACGGTGCGGAGACATACCCGACGGACGGGTCGCTCGACCTGCTCACCGTGCAGGTCGTCGGCAACCCCCAGCGGACGCCCTCATGGCTGGAGCTCGCCGGGGCATGGTTCGACCGCACGCGTGCGGTCCTTCCGTTGGAGTCGGTCTTCCCGGCGGGCCAGACCACCGAGCAGCGCCGTGATCAGAGCACCGCGATGATGGTCAACTCCCAGCAGGACGCCACCGCGGCCGCCCTCACCGAAGCGGGCTTCGATGTGCCGTCGGACATCGTCGTCTACGAGTTCTCCGAAGACTCCGCCTCGCAGGGCATCCTGGAAGTGGACGACGTGATCCTGGCCGCGAACGACACTCCCATCGACGGGGTCGACGATCTGCGCGAGGTCATCAACGACGGCGACGGCGAGCCGGTGGAGCTGACGATCCTGCGAGACGGGGTCGAGGAGAGAGTCTCGGTCACGCCGACCGAGCAGACGGAGGCGGACGGCACCACGACGTGGGTCATCGGCGTCATCCTCGCCACCGACTTCGAGTTCCCCATCGATGTGCAGATCCAGTTGAACAACGTCGGCGGCCCGAGCGCCGGGATGATGTTCGCCCTCGGCATCGTCGACCTTCTCACCCCTGGTGACCTGACCGGGGGCGAGGATGTCGCCGGCACCGGAACCATCACCTCGGACGGTATCGTCGGGCCGATCGGCGGCATCCGCCAGAAGATGTGGGGCGCGGTCGGCGCCGGCGCGGAGTGGTTCCTCGCGCCGCAGGCGAACTGCGACGAGGTCGTCGGGCACGTCCCCGATGGACTGCGCGTCTTCGCCATCGAGGACCTCGACGATGCGCTCACCGCCGTCGAGACCGTCGCCGACGGCGGCGATCTCGACGCGCTTCCCGCCTGTACCGCGACGACGTCGTCGGCGGTCGGCTGA
- a CDS encoding zinc-dependent metalloprotease: MRQLFGGGGGAPDPEALARLSGMNIDPAMMQTIMSQLQGAFAAGSDGIPWDMTKRGALHIANQDGLSVTGGQRTDLDQAFSLADLWLGEATSVSDLSTTPKVITRGAWVEATLPVWQELAEPVATSITDALTRALSEQAPEEMRSLVEGAGRLMRTVGGSLFASQLGQVVGNLSKEVVSGGDVGIPLMPDGEAAILPQNFTDFGRDLEIPDDQLALYVAARELAHARLFRHARWLRLHVISQVTEFARAIHVDTDALEDLATRFDPSEPEELRRALESGALLPPRTDAQNVALARLENLLATIEGWVDVVTEDATSRLPSAARIAEAVRRRRAVGGPAERALGSLVGLELRPRRMREAAAMWRAVTDDVGIAGRDSLWDYPDLMPGADDIDDPSALVSRLQARARGEAPARDEMDDALERLLSGEADSGEADSDGPEDPRPV, encoded by the coding sequence ATGCGCCAACTGTTCGGCGGAGGTGGCGGCGCTCCCGATCCGGAGGCGCTCGCCCGCCTGTCGGGCATGAACATCGATCCCGCCATGATGCAGACGATCATGTCGCAGCTGCAGGGCGCGTTCGCGGCCGGCAGCGACGGCATCCCCTGGGACATGACGAAGCGCGGCGCGCTTCACATCGCCAACCAGGACGGGCTGAGCGTCACCGGCGGCCAGCGGACCGACCTCGACCAGGCGTTCTCGCTGGCCGATCTGTGGCTCGGCGAGGCGACGTCGGTGTCAGATCTGTCCACGACACCGAAGGTCATCACGCGTGGCGCCTGGGTCGAGGCGACGCTTCCGGTCTGGCAGGAACTGGCCGAGCCCGTGGCCACGAGCATCACCGATGCTCTCACCCGGGCCCTCAGCGAGCAGGCTCCGGAGGAGATGAGGTCGCTCGTCGAAGGCGCCGGTCGGCTCATGCGCACCGTCGGCGGGTCGCTCTTCGCCTCGCAGCTGGGTCAGGTCGTCGGAAACCTCTCCAAGGAGGTCGTCAGCGGCGGAGACGTGGGCATCCCCCTCATGCCCGACGGCGAGGCGGCGATCCTGCCGCAGAACTTCACCGACTTCGGTCGGGACCTCGAGATCCCGGACGATCAGTTGGCGCTCTACGTCGCCGCCCGCGAACTCGCACACGCCCGCCTGTTCCGTCATGCCCGATGGTTGCGCCTGCACGTCATCTCGCAGGTCACCGAGTTCGCGCGTGCGATCCACGTCGACACCGATGCGCTGGAGGACCTGGCGACGCGATTCGACCCGTCCGAGCCCGAGGAGCTTCGTCGGGCTTTGGAGAGCGGCGCTCTTCTGCCCCCACGCACGGACGCGCAGAATGTCGCCCTCGCCCGCTTGGAGAACCTCCTCGCGACCATCGAAGGCTGGGTGGATGTGGTCACCGAAGATGCCACGTCCCGCCTCCCGTCTGCGGCGCGGATCGCGGAAGCGGTTCGTCGTCGCCGCGCGGTCGGAGGGCCCGCCGAGCGCGCGCTGGGCTCGCTGGTGGGCCTCGAGCTTCGGCCGCGGCGCATGCGGGAGGCCGCGGCGATGTGGCGCGCGGTGACGGACGACGTCGGCATCGCCGGCCGAGACAGCCTGTGGGATTATCCCGACCTCATGCCCGGCGCCGATGACATCGACGATCCCTCGGCGCTGGTCTCCCGCCTGCAGGCACGCGCGCGCGGCGAAGCACCGGCGCGCGATGAGATGGATGACGCGCTGGAGCGCCTGCTGTCCGGCGAGGCGGACTCCGGCGAGGCGGACTCCGACGGGCCGGAGGATCCTCGGCCGGTGTGA
- the nudC gene encoding NAD(+) diphosphatase — MTSSDSARELPRPTALERMTWWDRAAEDRIIAKLLPTVLADPATRVLAVAGDRVPLADGGLSWDTVSRWVDPAAPGLVEEWAFLGRDENGAAVVMAVLAADAAAPGDDDTSVTYASLRTATPSLHPAEAALAVTAVSLGRWHIEAPFCAACGARTEVLHAGWSRHCPSCGREHFPRTDPAVIVAVTHPGDPDLLLLGSNAAWTEPRYSCFAGFVEAGESLEGAVHREIREEAGVEVGEVRYQASQAWPYPRSLMVGFTAEAVDAGMARPDGDEIVSVRWFHRREIGEALGGRGDLLLPGPASIAHRLISDWHAAGSP; from the coding sequence ATGACATCGTCCGACAGCGCCCGAGAGCTGCCACGTCCGACGGCCCTCGAGCGGATGACGTGGTGGGACCGCGCTGCGGAGGACCGCATCATCGCGAAGCTGCTCCCGACTGTCCTCGCCGACCCCGCCACGCGCGTGCTCGCGGTGGCGGGGGACCGGGTTCCCCTGGCCGACGGCGGACTGTCGTGGGACACGGTGAGCCGGTGGGTGGACCCCGCGGCTCCGGGGCTGGTCGAGGAATGGGCGTTCCTGGGCCGCGACGAGAATGGCGCTGCCGTGGTGATGGCCGTCCTCGCCGCCGATGCGGCCGCGCCGGGAGACGACGACACCTCGGTGACGTACGCGTCGCTGCGGACCGCGACTCCGTCTCTGCATCCCGCCGAGGCGGCGCTCGCCGTCACCGCGGTGAGTCTCGGGCGCTGGCACATCGAGGCGCCGTTCTGTGCCGCGTGCGGCGCTCGCACCGAGGTCCTCCACGCGGGGTGGTCGCGTCACTGCCCGTCCTGCGGGCGGGAGCACTTCCCCCGCACCGACCCGGCCGTGATCGTCGCTGTGACGCATCCAGGCGACCCCGACCTTCTCCTGCTCGGGTCGAATGCGGCGTGGACCGAGCCGCGGTACTCATGTTTCGCGGGGTTCGTCGAGGCGGGCGAGTCCCTCGAGGGTGCGGTCCATCGGGAGATCCGCGAGGAGGCGGGCGTGGAAGTCGGTGAGGTTCGGTATCAGGCCTCGCAGGCATGGCCGTACCCGCGTTCGCTCATGGTGGGATTCACCGCCGAGGCTGTCGACGCCGGCATGGCCCGGCCCGACGGCGACGAGATCGTGAGCGTGCGATGGTTCCATCGCCGGGAGATCGGCGAAGCTCTCGGCGGGCGTGGTGATCTCCTGCTTCCCGGCCCGGCGTCGATCGCGCATCGCCTCATCAGCGACTGGCATGCGGCGGGATCGCCGTGA
- a CDS encoding ferritin-like fold-containing protein yields the protein MVNWFWRRQRGTARTLSLRSRGDFGDARRVDFAELAPDVSTFLGQAAYLQLGFFETLSELIAMTPSLAEKESLSRAAGAALTKHEELVALIRDRGEDPTSLMLPFREPLDAFRRAAHGVRPEETMLSVHITAGMLDDFYLALSASYGETGRRVARILRADDDRQAIVDLVVETIQSDPEWRSLLAMWGRRLVGDTLLIARAALRPPTLAASDEKRVEPVFTALMAAHSRRMEDMGLAA from the coding sequence GTGGTGAACTGGTTCTGGCGAAGGCAGCGTGGCACCGCTCGGACCCTGTCGTTGCGGTCACGGGGGGATTTCGGCGACGCGCGGCGCGTGGATTTCGCCGAGCTGGCTCCCGACGTCAGCACCTTCCTCGGGCAGGCGGCGTATCTGCAGCTCGGCTTCTTCGAGACCCTCTCCGAGCTGATCGCGATGACCCCGTCGCTGGCCGAGAAGGAGTCACTCTCCCGGGCCGCGGGCGCGGCGCTGACCAAGCACGAGGAGCTGGTGGCGCTGATCCGTGATCGCGGCGAGGACCCCACCTCGCTGATGCTCCCGTTCCGGGAGCCGTTGGACGCATTCCGCCGGGCGGCTCACGGGGTCCGACCCGAGGAGACGATGCTCTCCGTTCACATCACCGCCGGCATGCTCGACGACTTCTATCTCGCGCTCTCCGCCAGCTACGGCGAGACGGGTCGACGGGTCGCGCGGATCCTCCGCGCAGACGACGACCGGCAGGCGATCGTCGATCTGGTCGTCGAGACGATCCAGAGCGACCCGGAATGGCGCTCCCTGCTGGCGATGTGGGGCCGGCGCCTGGTAGGCGACACCCTCCTGATCGCGCGCGCCGCCCTGCGTCCTCCGACGCTCGCCGCCTCCGATGAGAAGCGGGTCGAACCGGTGTTCACCGCGTTGATGGCGGCGCACTCCCGGCGCATGGAGGACATGGGCCTGGCCGCCTGA
- a CDS encoding ATP-dependent helicase: MTSTDLPALVPGPADVQVEGRAAPILDGDQSAVVGLPADASGVVVGAPGSGKTRTVIERFRHLVDEGADPDEILVLTPTRQTATVLRDRLSLAAGRATSGAPARSVPSFAFQIVRAAELSSGGDAPQLLTGGDEDQLLRDLLDGDAEDEAAGRPRGWPAWLGPEIRATAGFRTEVRTFLAECTTLGVEPTALGRLARTCEVEVWHPLASFFQEYLDVRAAMRGAHRDAAGLVREAVGLVRRARDAAAARAVAGGVRVLLVDDAQELTLGAIELLEACAARGVAVLAFGDPDVGAGAFRGASPENFARLAASLKTVHVLGEGHRGTPAQRETVRRVVERIGAVGVVAHRRAPDPTAQDSSVRALVLRSAAEEFDTVARILRERHLLDGVPWRELAVVAHDSRQVAALETELAAREVPARSQGAGRALGEVRAVRDILRLVDLAHRPVEDWTVDDVSVALEGVCGRLDSIELRRLRTALRHREIAEGGDRSGRDLLLSAMIHPLEWELIDTREARRAAVVADTLARLREQAALDATIHELLWTAWECSRLERAWVEQAKGHGPLADQAGRDLDAMVALFQAAKRFVERSMDADARAFIRGLLDSAVADDRLDAALPHDVVAVLTPAAALGLDVDTVIVAGVQDGVWPNTRHRGSLLETWRLADAAYPAGSDPGAAGLDRRRAALHDELRLFARALSRSRSQTVVTAVDDDDRGPSVFFDLLPDPEAPAASSAHPLSLRGVVALHRRTLTAPDAPADSAGVRAAAGQLALLAAAEVPGASPEEWYGVRPPTSSGPLRDLARERVRVSPSRLHTLEECELNWLIGELGGDPGSTTAGVGTIIHAALEVATAGTDEDTLWEVVERRWHELVFDASWQGRAERARARDLVRRLARYLDRFDADGGRLLDAEPHFEIPLIFDPEEPTGLTVGAPSSEGDGEERAAKAQAVLSGYIDRVELTGDGSVVIVDLKTGKSEPQTDAKVVDHPQLAAYQLAFEAGSIAGTAGLPSGGARLLVLRPTSQREFVTPTQPPFDEERRTAFLSRIHSAITVMTGESFRAPYEEHCRDEHSHGLCRIHTIGAVSAS; this comes from the coding sequence GTGACATCGACCGACCTGCCTGCGCTGGTACCCGGACCGGCAGACGTGCAGGTGGAGGGCCGCGCCGCCCCGATCCTGGATGGGGATCAGTCGGCGGTGGTCGGGCTTCCCGCGGACGCCTCGGGCGTCGTGGTGGGTGCGCCGGGATCGGGCAAGACCCGCACCGTCATCGAGCGGTTCCGCCACCTCGTGGACGAGGGGGCCGACCCCGATGAGATCCTCGTCCTCACGCCCACCCGGCAGACCGCGACGGTCCTGCGCGACCGGCTGTCGCTGGCCGCCGGGCGGGCGACGTCGGGCGCTCCGGCCCGTTCGGTGCCCTCGTTCGCGTTCCAGATCGTGCGCGCCGCCGAGCTCTCCTCCGGCGGCGACGCGCCGCAGCTGCTCACGGGAGGCGACGAAGATCAGCTGCTGCGCGACCTGCTCGACGGCGACGCCGAGGACGAAGCGGCTGGTCGTCCCCGCGGGTGGCCGGCATGGCTCGGGCCCGAGATCCGGGCGACGGCGGGGTTCCGCACCGAGGTGCGCACGTTCCTCGCCGAATGCACCACCCTGGGCGTCGAGCCGACGGCGCTCGGTCGCCTGGCCCGGACGTGCGAGGTCGAGGTGTGGCATCCGCTGGCATCGTTCTTCCAGGAGTACCTCGACGTGCGCGCGGCGATGCGCGGTGCGCACCGCGACGCGGCGGGGCTCGTCCGCGAGGCGGTCGGGCTCGTGCGCCGAGCACGAGACGCCGCGGCTGCGCGCGCGGTCGCCGGCGGGGTGCGCGTTCTGCTCGTCGACGACGCACAGGAGCTCACACTGGGTGCGATCGAGCTGCTGGAGGCCTGCGCCGCCCGGGGCGTCGCCGTGCTGGCGTTCGGCGACCCGGACGTCGGGGCGGGTGCGTTCCGGGGTGCGTCACCGGAGAACTTCGCCCGGTTGGCCGCCTCGCTGAAGACCGTGCATGTGCTCGGGGAGGGCCACCGCGGCACCCCTGCCCAGCGCGAGACCGTCCGCCGCGTCGTCGAGCGGATCGGTGCGGTCGGGGTCGTGGCCCACCGCCGCGCGCCCGATCCGACGGCGCAGGACTCGTCGGTGCGCGCGCTCGTGCTGAGATCCGCCGCGGAGGAGTTCGACACCGTCGCACGGATCCTGCGCGAACGTCACCTGCTCGACGGCGTACCGTGGCGCGAGTTGGCGGTGGTCGCGCACGACAGTCGGCAGGTCGCCGCGCTCGAGACCGAGCTCGCAGCGCGTGAGGTCCCGGCGCGTTCGCAAGGCGCGGGTCGAGCACTCGGAGAGGTGCGTGCCGTCCGCGACATCCTCCGGCTCGTGGATCTGGCCCACCGGCCCGTCGAGGACTGGACCGTCGACGATGTCTCCGTCGCTCTGGAGGGGGTGTGCGGCCGCCTCGATTCCATCGAGCTGCGCAGGCTGCGAACGGCACTTCGGCATCGGGAGATCGCCGAGGGCGGTGACCGGTCGGGACGCGATCTGCTGCTGTCCGCGATGATCCATCCCCTCGAGTGGGAGCTGATCGACACGCGGGAGGCCCGCCGCGCTGCCGTGGTGGCCGACACCCTCGCACGCCTGAGGGAACAGGCTGCGCTGGATGCCACCATCCACGAACTGCTCTGGACCGCGTGGGAGTGCAGCCGCCTGGAGCGGGCATGGGTGGAGCAGGCGAAGGGGCACGGCCCGCTCGCCGATCAGGCCGGTCGTGACCTCGACGCGATGGTCGCGCTGTTCCAGGCGGCCAAGCGCTTCGTCGAACGTTCGATGGACGCGGATGCGCGCGCTTTCATTCGCGGACTTCTCGACAGTGCCGTGGCCGACGATCGGTTGGATGCCGCGCTCCCGCACGACGTGGTCGCGGTGCTGACGCCGGCAGCGGCCCTCGGCCTGGATGTGGATACCGTCATCGTCGCGGGCGTCCAGGACGGGGTCTGGCCGAACACCCGCCATCGCGGGAGTCTGCTCGAGACATGGCGGCTGGCCGACGCTGCATACCCCGCAGGATCCGACCCCGGCGCGGCGGGACTGGACCGTCGGCGCGCGGCCCTTCACGATGAACTCCGCCTCTTCGCCCGCGCGCTGTCGCGCTCGCGGTCGCAGACGGTGGTCACCGCCGTCGACGACGACGATCGGGGACCGAGCGTCTTCTTCGACCTTCTTCCCGATCCCGAGGCCCCCGCTGCATCGTCCGCGCACCCGCTGAGCCTGCGAGGCGTCGTCGCTCTCCACCGTCGCACCCTCACCGCTCCTGACGCTCCGGCCGACTCGGCCGGCGTTCGTGCCGCGGCCGGGCAATTGGCTCTGCTCGCAGCCGCGGAGGTGCCCGGGGCGTCACCGGAGGAGTGGTACGGGGTGCGTCCGCCGACGTCGAGCGGACCGCTGCGCGATCTCGCGCGCGAGCGGGTGCGGGTGTCGCCGTCCCGACTGCACACCCTCGAGGAGTGCGAGCTGAACTGGCTCATCGGCGAGCTCGGAGGCGACCCCGGCAGTACGACGGCAGGAGTCGGGACGATCATCCACGCCGCGCTCGAAGTCGCCACCGCGGGAACCGACGAAGACACGCTCTGGGAGGTGGTCGAGCGACGCTGGCACGAGCTGGTGTTCGACGCGTCGTGGCAGGGCCGGGCCGAGCGCGCCCGGGCCCGCGACCTCGTGCGCCGACTGGCGCGCTACCTCGACCGGTTCGACGCCGACGGGGGACGACTGCTGGACGCCGAACCGCACTTCGAGATTCCGCTGATCTTCGATCCCGAAGAACCCACCGGGCTCACCGTGGGTGCGCCGTCGTCCGAAGGCGATGGCGAAGAGCGCGCGGCGAAAGCCCAGGCGGTGCTGTCGGGATACATCGACCGCGTCGAGCTCACGGGGGACGGCAGCGTGGTCATCGTGGATCTGAAGACCGGCAAGAGCGAGCCGCAGACGGACGCGAAGGTCGTCGATCACCCCCAGCTGGCTGCCTATCAACTGGCCTTCGAGGCCGGCTCCATCGCGGGGACGGCAGGACTGCCCTCCGGAGGCGCACGACTTCTCGTGCTCCGACCGACCTCCCAGCGGGAGTTCGTCACCCCGACGCAGCCGCCCTTCGACGAAGAACGTCGGACCGCCTTCCTCTCCCGCATCCACAGCGCGATCACGGTGATGACCGGCGAGTCCTTCCGCGCCCCGTACGAGGAGCACTGCCGCGACGAGCACAGCCACGGGCTCTGCCGGATCCACACGATCGGGGCGGTGAGCGCGTCGTGA
- a CDS encoding phosphotransferase — MARSSLTLAASVTSALPGAAVVGVAALTENSAGRYDSALVDLDDGRRVVVRAPVDDGAAAEAAAEVRALTVLTSGVRGLLPFRVPTVLGQTPLVGGRAVVADFLPGYRVDPPHLPSGRGAATSLGEAIAAIHALPVSVIRDEGLPARTTRQLRDDIERTVERAVATRRLPPSLDVRWSQALNAEELWRFETTVVLGGAGASSFLFEDFAGEPRVTGVLDWHGLSVGDPAGDFMWLASAPDAADDVFASYLARSVHAPDGLLRERARLYAELEFARWLVHGHETGRSDIVDDAVELLESLAAGVAGDDIVPQDRGDVDDAIALLDRVPGPAGSVVDTSMQTDAYDPAEVSGWFGDDPEDQDEEGPAAGEPTSSGRSASPADTAPLDLGPIRERLDDVGEAERASQAALRRWAVSPTAPTSPQPRRTRSSAT; from the coding sequence ATGGCACGCTCCTCCCTCACTCTAGCCGCGTCGGTGACCTCTGCTCTGCCCGGCGCAGCTGTCGTCGGCGTCGCCGCGCTGACCGAGAACAGCGCCGGGCGCTACGACTCCGCGCTGGTCGATCTCGACGATGGTCGTCGCGTCGTCGTGCGCGCCCCGGTCGACGACGGCGCCGCGGCGGAGGCGGCGGCCGAGGTGCGTGCCTTGACGGTGCTCACGTCCGGTGTGCGCGGGCTCCTTCCCTTCCGGGTGCCGACCGTGCTGGGCCAGACACCTCTCGTCGGCGGTCGTGCCGTCGTGGCCGACTTCCTGCCGGGCTATCGTGTCGATCCGCCCCACCTCCCCTCGGGTCGAGGAGCCGCGACGTCACTCGGAGAGGCGATCGCAGCCATCCACGCCCTTCCCGTCTCCGTGATCCGCGATGAGGGCCTCCCCGCCCGAACGACCCGCCAGCTGCGCGACGACATCGAGCGGACGGTGGAGCGCGCCGTGGCCACCCGCCGCCTTCCCCCGAGCCTCGATGTGCGGTGGAGTCAGGCGCTGAACGCCGAGGAGCTGTGGCGCTTCGAGACCACGGTCGTGCTCGGCGGTGCCGGTGCCTCGTCCTTCCTCTTCGAGGACTTCGCCGGTGAGCCCCGCGTCACCGGCGTCCTGGACTGGCATGGGCTGAGCGTGGGCGATCCGGCGGGCGATTTCATGTGGCTCGCCTCTGCCCCGGACGCCGCGGACGACGTCTTCGCCTCCTACCTCGCTCGCAGCGTCCACGCCCCCGACGGGCTGCTGCGCGAGCGCGCGCGACTGTACGCGGAGCTGGAGTTCGCCAGATGGCTCGTGCACGGGCACGAGACAGGGCGGTCCGACATCGTCGACGACGCGGTGGAACTGCTGGAGTCACTGGCCGCGGGCGTGGCCGGCGACGACATCGTGCCGCAGGATCGCGGCGACGTCGACGACGCGATCGCGCTGCTCGACCGCGTGCCGGGGCCCGCCGGGTCGGTTGTGGACACCTCCATGCAGACAGACGCCTACGACCCCGCCGAGGTCTCGGGGTGGTTCGGTGACGACCCAGAGGATCAGGACGAGGAGGGACCCGCCGCGGGCGAGCCGACGTCGTCCGGTCGGTCGGCGTCCCCGGCAGATACGGCGCCACTGGACCTCGGCCCGATCCGCGAGCGACTGGACGATGTCGGCGAGGCGGAGCGCGCGTCGCAGGCGGCGCTGCGACGCTGGGCCGTCTCGCCAACAGCGCCAACGTCCCCTCAGCCGCGGAGAACCAGGTCGTCCGCGACGTAG
- a CDS encoding ATP-dependent helicase, which translates to MNGPLEHLDEQQLEAVTTLRGPVVVLAGAGTGKTRVITHRIAHGVDTGAYSPGRVMAVTFTTKAAGEMRARLRALGVEGVSARTFHATALAQLNYFWPTLAGDSMPSIVDNKVRLLAHAADGIGLEPDTATLRDVAGEIEWRKVTMRSIEEYVRERPQGVGGLDADRVARLQRAYEQLKDQRRQIDFEDVLLACAGMIEAEPRVAATIHEQYRHFTVDEYQDVSPLQARLLELWLGDRRDLCVVGDASQTIYSFAGADPTFLLDFERRHADARVIRLERNYRSTQAILGVANALMKDRPGALRLVAAGPAGEGRPADRMDAADAAPLPTVTAFDDEREEARAVAARVGARIAAGIDPARIAVLYRAHAQSAELLRALADVGIAASVLGGRRFFDVPEVRQAVMALRAAAVAPLTGTFVEAVRDVLRSLGLTDDPPPAGGAVREAWEARAALLRLAEEAPEGTTLREFADDLLRRAKVQEEPTLRTVTLATLHAAKGLEWDHVYLVGLAEGVLPISYAQTFETIDEERRLAYVGITRAVRTLDLSWSRGPRDRRPSRFLQEIGTRTVRAGGAGGSGAPARSTRQARSSSTASSPRR; encoded by the coding sequence GTGAACGGTCCGCTGGAGCACCTCGACGAACAGCAGCTCGAGGCGGTGACGACGCTGCGCGGACCCGTCGTGGTGCTCGCGGGCGCCGGAACGGGGAAGACCCGCGTCATCACCCACCGCATCGCACACGGCGTCGACACCGGCGCCTATTCCCCCGGTCGCGTGATGGCGGTGACCTTCACCACGAAGGCGGCCGGAGAGATGCGCGCGCGTCTGCGTGCCCTCGGCGTCGAAGGGGTGTCCGCCAGGACCTTCCATGCCACGGCGTTGGCGCAGCTGAACTACTTCTGGCCGACGCTCGCGGGGGACTCCATGCCGTCGATCGTCGACAACAAGGTGCGGCTTCTGGCACACGCCGCCGACGGCATCGGGCTCGAACCCGACACCGCGACCCTCAGGGATGTCGCCGGAGAGATCGAGTGGCGGAAGGTCACGATGCGCTCGATCGAGGAGTACGTCCGTGAGCGGCCGCAGGGGGTGGGGGGCCTGGACGCCGACCGTGTCGCGCGTCTGCAGCGGGCCTACGAGCAACTGAAGGACCAGCGTCGGCAGATCGACTTCGAAGACGTCCTGCTGGCGTGCGCGGGGATGATCGAGGCAGAACCGCGCGTGGCGGCGACCATCCACGAGCAGTACCGCCACTTCACCGTCGATGAGTATCAGGACGTCTCCCCGCTGCAGGCACGCCTCCTCGAGCTGTGGCTCGGTGATCGACGAGACCTCTGCGTGGTCGGCGACGCCAGCCAGACGATCTACTCCTTCGCGGGAGCGGACCCGACGTTCCTCTTGGATTTCGAGCGGCGCCACGCCGATGCCCGCGTCATCCGTCTGGAGCGGAACTACCGGTCCACCCAGGCGATCCTCGGGGTCGCCAACGCGCTGATGAAGGATCGTCCCGGTGCACTCCGTCTGGTGGCCGCAGGGCCCGCGGGGGAAGGGCGCCCCGCGGACAGGATGGATGCTGCCGACGCTGCGCCGCTTCCGACGGTCACCGCATTCGATGATGAGCGCGAGGAGGCCCGGGCTGTGGCTGCACGCGTCGGCGCACGGATCGCGGCGGGGATCGATCCGGCACGGATCGCGGTGCTGTACCGGGCCCACGCGCAGTCCGCCGAGCTGCTGCGGGCGCTGGCGGACGTCGGGATCGCAGCAAGCGTGCTGGGCGGGCGCCGGTTCTTCGATGTCCCCGAGGTGCGTCAAGCCGTGATGGCTCTGCGCGCTGCCGCCGTGGCACCCCTGACCGGGACGTTCGTGGAGGCGGTACGCGATGTGCTGCGCTCGCTGGGGCTGACCGACGACCCGCCGCCGGCAGGTGGCGCGGTGCGCGAGGCGTGGGAGGCACGGGCCGCGCTGCTGCGCCTGGCGGAGGAGGCGCCCGAGGGGACGACCCTGCGGGAGTTCGCCGACGATCTGCTCCGGCGGGCGAAGGTCCAGGAGGAGCCGACACTGCGAACCGTGACCCTCGCCACGCTCCACGCCGCAAAGGGCCTGGAATGGGATCATGTGTACCTCGTCGGCCTGGCGGAGGGGGTGCTGCCCATCTCCTACGCGCAGACGTTCGAGACGATCGACGAAGAGCGACGACTGGCCTATGTGGGCATCACGCGGGCCGTGCGGACGTTGGATCTGAGCTGGTCGCGCGGACCGCGTGATCGTCGCCCGTCGCGTTTCCTGCAGGAGATCGGCACGCGCACCGTTCGTGCGGGCGGTGCCGGAGGGTCCGGGGCGCCGGCGCGGTCGACAAGACAAGCTCGGTCGTCGTCGACGGCGTCGTCCCCTCGCCGCTGA